Below is a window of Impatiens glandulifera chromosome 2, dImpGla2.1, whole genome shotgun sequence DNA.
gtaagcccgaaggccaaactgtttcactcgcggcattgaccttggaagatattcctaacgatctaattagaagctatggctccttcgatgctgctgttatgctggttcgggaaaaagacttggcctggatttttgagccaagtatggagtttaatcgaagttggaagaaattatttttgcaccaggcgctggggacattgcagcaaccaaggccagctctaaacactgaaaaactcgaccttagGTGCACAGAAATTTCTCACATGGGCGGAGTGGTAAGCGACCCGGCAACGCAAAAGACCGCAAGAACCcggccagttccactactgaagcgattctgccgaaagttttttgagaaaatacggtcttatgcTGTGACCCTTGCTGAATGtgccgaagcccgaccgaagcaatagttttgaagttgaagatgcttattagaggctgaccagtccacgtttttttcgtcgagggcgacgaacctcgaagggggagattatgttacggtcttctcatcaaaaacctcggtcctaaaatattttatgcacccgtctctcggcccaagtgtccatatgggccagtttatgtttttattgactaattctgttttgtttactttctctcttatttctcttgaaatcgaattatgttatgttagaagtagttgtaaccgaatactttttggtaaaccagcctctttaaatggtgatgcccaccccactttttggggctatgaattgaatattttggaacttggtgctctaagttatctctcggctcTCCCCCctttcttggaccgctaggtgtaatctagtggtatttctcttctccccttggctcttctctccttaacctcgaattctcatctcattctatgtccgctgcgcttgagtgttgaattccaccatcgacccgatcatcaagaacccgtttcttgaattaaagaacttgaaaggcccGATTATAGTTTAAAGTCTAACAgtttattacttattatatttaataagtattacctttagattgatttaatattaatattttaaatcggATAAGAATTGACAAATAAACggaaaaaataagtataaaatattttttgaaaatggacAAAATATTAGAAGTAGAAACTGTTTTTTTTAACGGGCATGTGAGACATAGAGTCAAAGCCTtttttcacgtgtaaccaagcaaAGAACCCTTAATGAATCTCTTTTCAAATGCGTTATTGTTTTATAtgccaataatttattttcctaattttataagaaatttaggtggcgactctttagtcacaaacttgtttttaaacaattctccaatttgatataattttaataatcatgAAAACCCTTAATCCTAAACtttaaatcctaaaatataTCTCATTAATAAACCAAGTTCAAATCATGCTCAACAAAAACATGCCACACCTCGGGATGAATTTGGAACAAAACAACTAACACAATCAACAATTTCCCACCCTCCatcatagaaaataattactTGAGCAGTTGCAagcaattaaaaataattaaaagatagtGAATAGATAGAATAATACTATATAAGATCGCGACGAAATACAAAGATCATGACGAAATACACAAGATCATGACGAACTACACCGGATTGTCAAGGACTACACAAAATTGTCAcgaaataattatgattaaacaACTAAAGTGACAAGTATATCAACTATAGTATCAACAATACATTACGAAACAACTATAACATATTAACATACCTATTTCACAATGATTATTGTCTTCTTcaaattagagagagaaaagatagAGTGTCGTGCTGATGTTGGGAGAAACCAGTTGTCTTCCCAGAGAGGGAGAAATCGCTGCTGAAAGTTGAAGAATCGTGGGAATGATAATTTAGGAAGAGAAGAGGAACATAAGAAATGGAGAGGGTTTGACAcccaaaacccaaaaaaaagGATATTAAGgacaaaaataacattttacggacttaaaatgtcatttttttggCCCAATTAACCAATAAATAGTTAGTGGAGAACTTGTTCTTGAAAGTTTGATTAATCAATGAAAAAGTAAGTTATATACAAGATCAATACAAAAATATAGCAAAACAGAGTTACAAAAATCTTGAGTTAAATTATATGCTGAAATCACATTACATTGCAGTTCTCTGATATTTTAGATTCGGAGATTTCCCTTTGAAGATTCTTATAAGTTCTTCGATAATTTGAGAAACCCAAAAACCAGAAATCAAAATTATCCACCGTCACAATCTCGATGTATTTCTCTTTAGGTATTgtgatgttcttgttttcaaTGGCCTCACTTATTTTTGCCAGAGGTATCGTCACCTGCATATAATATAGTATGCGTCAGTTCAAACACGTTGAAAAGATGTGGAAACCATGAATCAGAAAAGGGTTTGGTTAAAGAAGATCTCACCTTGTATTGTGCTCTAACAAACTGTCCGTTTTGAGAGCATAATTTGATACATCTTTCGCTTAGGAATGCAATCTTTTCGGAAGAGATGAAGAGAAGACCCGCGATGGGACCGGCTGTTGTCGATAAataacattgggaagcagttaCAAGCATCTCTCCTAGTCTGACTTGGAAATTTCTTTTGAATACTTTCTCCAATCCACCATTTTGAAGAATTGTAGCTCCCAAGCTCAATTTTCTCTTCACTGCTGTTGACAAGTTAAATCCTAGTCCTTTCAAACCCACTTGAGCTGCGCATCATCCAAGAAGTCATGGTTAAAGTTTGAACAgttgaaaacaaaattaatgcGTATTGAGAAGAAGGTTGAACACTTACTGTGTTTCCACTCAATTGCATTGATAGAacgactaaaacctttctccaATGTCGTCAATGGGTTTCTGTAAAATTGTTGCTGAGAAAGGATATTCATGTTTAGAAGGTTGAGACTGATCAAGATGAGAAGATGAATGAGACCAGTTCTTCTGCAAATGTACTTATAAGGTCAGTTGAATGGAAACTTTTAGTGATCCCAGATTCTGCCATCATCTATTTGTTTATAATTCTCTTTAACAAGCAAGATAGACTTATTTCATCATCATTTAGCTTTATGAGCTGGAATTTATGCTTTCTGAAATGATGGGTTTTCTCTTCAAgcatgaagctgaatggaaagaAGCGTCATTGCTTACAAAAAAAGTGTCcatgcaaatatattagaccaATAACAAGTTttctttgagaaaaaagaaaagggtAGTTCATGAATGATAAGCCTAGCAACCTTCATTGTGTGCCATTCCATGTCATAATCATATCAGATCAGATCAGATCAAAGGAAAATGCTAGACTGTAAAGATGGTTTCTTTATCTCTTTATTTCTCTTTTGGCTATTCTTGTAGGGCAAAGAAATCTGGTGTTGAAGCTCGTCAACTCCACAGGGGAAACCAGACAATGCCACATGATGACCCATGTTAGTCggcttatattttttatgtaactATCTgcctgaaaataaaaatgatttaataaattcaaCTGTCTTCAAAACAGTTGCTCCCCAAAACCAAATATATAGAAGATGTACTAGTTGTTGCATTgcagtaaaaaaaatcattttataaaacaaCAACAATCATTTTGAAGTAGAATTTTAAGATCTGGATAGGAAGAAAAAGAGTTTTGATAAATCTCAGTTCATGAAATAACAAATTGCAATCCAGTTGATTACATACCTTTGTGACCTTTCTTACTGCGTCATTTTGAGCTGTGAAAGGTGAGAAAAGCATCAAAACTTCCCAAAATGTCTTTCAGGCCTTCTTTTTCCAATATGGAAGAAGAATTGGCAAAATCACTACCTTTCTAACATTATGTCTGCATAATTGCCCCATCAAATTTCCCTCTTGCTGGGATTCTATTTGTAGGACAAGTTGAAGTGAATATTCTGACAGAAGATGCTTAATGTTTTACCCTCTTCcattctttcttaatttattttcttcaagcTCTGGATCAAGTATTGTGAAATTGGTTAGGAATCACTGACCCTTTGAAATTGAGTTAATAAGAATACCAAGTTTGACATctttgataattaaataaaatttatcttgaATATGAAAATCGACCCAACATGTGTTTTTCTTCGGGTGGATGTAGTATTTTACCATATTGTAAGTCTTTACTCACGAGGTGCTTAATGTGAGCAAATGTTGGCATTTTTTTCTTACGAAAAGATTTGGGCACGGCCCATTTGTCAAATAATTGTGGGATTGTAAATAGGATaacagattaagtatgtagcccgcaaacacatttaaccaggcgcagaattTGTCGCCTGACAGGCTCGAATCCAAGATATTAGGGTTAGTATCCATAATTGTGGGATTGTATTCTCAGCCCTAGTCGGGTTATGCCAAAGTCAATCGACGGATTTTGGTAAGTTTGAACTGATTGTAATAAGGGAGATTCGCCTTAAAAAGAATTAGTTTACCATCCCTATAATGTGGTGAATTTTATGTAATGAAAGGAACATGAGATCTTTCGGGATAACtgacatttttttttcctttcaaaaCAAATAGGCCTATTCCTAAACTTCCTTTGCCTTCCCAAGAATTTACTCAAAATGATTGGAGGATGACTTGCTTTCTCAAAAACACTTGTTATAGGGAtccaaaatatatgaaattctCTTTCTCTGCAAATttctacaaagatcaatttcataAATTTCTTCACTTCCATCGACAGGTATCTGCAATCTTATCAGTGAGGGATATTATATGATTGATGGTTTTAGAGATCTTATATTGTTGGAACTTTactttattgaattttattttttggaaccAGATAAAAGTTGAAAGTTCATATGTATTCTGTGTATAAATTTGTTCATTAGAATTCTTATCACAGTTAATGATagtcattaacaaaaataaagagaaatttcATTTCCATTGATTTGTTACTGTACAATATAGTCCTTTGGACAAGAAGAGGATTGTCAAAGTAAAATGTTCTTCTGATCACTACTTCTTAGTGAGTAGAAAGTTTAAAGTATTGAGGTAGAGAAATAGCTTGTATAATGTATTTGTAAGTATTTTGATAATTGAGAAATCCCATGAAccaaaaatcaaagttatccACAGTAGCAAGTTCAATGTACTTCTGTGATGGCCTCTCCGAGTTTTGGCTCACGATTGCGCCTTTTATGTTTCCTAGTGGTATTGATATCTGCATAAGATAGGAATCATTTGACCATTAAGTACTTCAGTAAGAtcataaatatgattttttactaaaatgattgttttgtttcaaaGAATTAAAGTCTGTAAGTGTTACCTTATAATGGGCTCTGGCTGACATTCCATTTGGGGACTGGAGTTTGATAGATCTTTCACTACAGAAGGCAATCCTGTTA
It encodes the following:
- the LOC124927120 gene encoding putative GEM-like protein 8 isoform X2, with product MNILSQQQFYRNPLTTLEKGFSRSINAIEWKHTQVGLKGLGFNLSTAVKRKLSLGATILQNGGLEKVFKRNFQVRLGEMLVTASQCYLSTTAGPIAGLLFISSEKIAFLSERCIKLCSQNGQFVRAQYKVTIPLAKISEAIENKNITIPKEKYIEIVTVDNFDFWFLGFSNYRRTYKNLQREISESKISENCNVM
- the LOC124927120 gene encoding putative GEM-like protein 8 isoform X1; the protein is MNILSQQQFYRNPLTTLEKGFSRSINAIEWKHTQVGLKGLGFNLSTAVKRKLSLGATILQNGGLEKVFKRNFQVRLGEMLVTASQCYLSTTAGPIAGLLFISSEKIAFLSERCIKLCSQNGQFVRAQYKVTIPLAKISEAIENKNITIPKEKYIEIVTVDNFDFWFLGFSNYRRTYKNLQREISESKISENCNVM